In Longimicrobiales bacterium, a genomic segment contains:
- a CDS encoding DinB family protein: MSALRCPADTEYPEYYRPYVDLVPNSDVLMTLQEQLGETLAALQGLSEAQETTPYASGKWNLREVVGHLIDTERVFAFRSLAMARSKGTDLPSMDQDEWVASSGAGQHPLDDLTADWAALRHANVHMFSTMSAAAGAQSGRASGFEFTVRSFPWIIAGHELWHRGLIERDYLGEAE; this comes from the coding sequence TTGAGCGCTCTGCGGTGTCCAGCCGACACCGAATACCCAGAATATTACCGGCCCTATGTCGACCTCGTCCCCAATAGTGACGTTCTAATGACGCTCCAGGAGCAACTCGGCGAGACGCTCGCAGCGCTCCAGGGTCTCTCCGAGGCTCAGGAGACCACGCCCTACGCTTCCGGAAAGTGGAATCTCCGCGAAGTAGTCGGCCACCTGATCGATACGGAGCGCGTGTTCGCATTTCGGTCACTCGCCATGGCTCGCTCGAAGGGCACAGATCTGCCGAGCATGGATCAAGACGAATGGGTCGCGTCGTCGGGGGCAGGACAGCACCCGCTGGACGATCTGACGGCCGATTGGGCGGCGCTGCGCCACGCCAACGTTCACATGTTTTCGACGATGTCCGCCGCCGCCGGAGCGCAAAGTGGACGAGCTTCGGGCTTCGAGTTCACCGTGCGCAGCTTCCCCTGGATTATCGCTGGACACGAGCTGTGGCACCGTGGCCTGATTGAGCGGGATTATCTGGGAGAAGCTGAGTGA